A window of Mangifera indica cultivar Alphonso chromosome 11, CATAS_Mindica_2.1, whole genome shotgun sequence contains these coding sequences:
- the LOC123230070 gene encoding uncharacterized protein LOC123230070 produces the protein MALHQHHFQQHYQQTQPQQHSKNFRNLYSIDGQISPSVAYYNTANNLPDQSQHPPYIPPFHVVGFAPGPVNATDGSDGGVDLQWNYSWEPKRKKLKEQDFLENNSQISSVDLLQARPVSTGLGLSLDNTGMASSADSAILSLISDDTDSELQRQDV, from the exons ATGGCTCTACATCAACACCATTTTCAGCAACACTACCAGCAAACTCAGCCACAACAACACTCAAAAAATTTCAG GAACTTATATTCAATCGACGGTCAGATTTCGCCTTCGGTAGCTTATTACAACACAGCAAATAATCTACCGGATCAGTCTCAGCATCCTCCATATATTCCTCCCT TTCATGTTGTTGGGTTTGCTCCTGGTCCTGTCAATGCAACAGACGGTAGTGATGGAGGAGTAGATTTGCAGTGGAACTACAGTTGGGAACCAAAGCGGAAAAAATTAAAGGAACAGGATTTTTTGGAGAACAATTCGCAGATTTCATCGGTTGATCTCTTGCAAGCACGACCTGTGTCAACTGGATTAGGTTTGTCACTTGACAATACAGGAATGGCTTCTTCTGCTGACTCGGCTATTTTGTCACTCATCAGTGATGACACTGATAGTGAACTACAGCGACAGGATGTTTAG
- the LOC123229021 gene encoding subtilisin-like protease SBT3, whose translation MATHKLALSGWFSFMLILHLISASEPDNYIVYMDLSAMPKAFSAQHHWYSATLQSVSTTVRADTNTRSSILSSSKLLYSYSHVINGFSASLTPAELEVLKTSPGYISSVRDLPVKLDTTHSSQFIGLTSKSGLWPVSKYGQDVIIGVIDSGVWPESESFNDRAMTEIPSRWKGECETGTQFNSSLCNKKLIGARFFNRGLIAHYPNITISMNSTRDTDGHGTHTSSTAAGSPVEGVSYFDYAAGTATGMAPQARVAMYKALWDEGGVTSDIIAAIDQAIIDGVDVLSMSLGLDGLALYEDPLAIATFAAIEKNIFVSTSAGNRGPLFRSLHNGIPWVLTVAAGTMDREFGAILTLGSGVQISGSSLYPGNVLSQVPIVFMDDCLNFNELKKVGIKIVVCQDKNDSLSDQVKNIRNAKVAAGVFISDFDDLGFFLKTSFPAIFMNPKNADIIINYIKGNSDPKASIEFQKTDLGVKPAPLVTSYSSRGPSPSCPFVLKPDIMAPGDLVLAAWPANTPVTVVNSELLFSKFNLLSGTSMACPHAAGIAALLKGVHPEWSPAAIRSAIMTTSDAIDNTITPIKDAAFHNEPASPLAMGAGQINPNNALDPGLIYDATLEEYVSLLCALNFTMKQIQTITRSSSTNCSVSSLDINYPSFIAFYPGNDSKSGQKSTVQEFTRTVTNVGEGISTYFATVITTKFKVNVIPDKLVFKEKYEKQSFKLIIEGPTQMEDVVNFGYLLWVDIVGKHVVKSPIVVTSLSTDSTLELSQK comes from the coding sequence ATGGCTACCCATAAACTTGCCTTGTCTGGTTGGTTTTCCTTTATGCTTATCTTACACCTCATCTCCGCATCAGAGCCCGATAATTATATTGTCTACATGGACTTATCGGCTATGCCAAAAGCCTTCTCAGCCCAACATCACTGGTACTCGGCCACTCTTCAATCTGTCTCTACAACTGTTAGAGCTGACACCAATACCCGCAGCAGTATTTTATCCTCTTCCAAACTGCTCTACAGTTATAGTCATGTTATCAATGGTTTTAGTGCAAGTCTCACTCCTGCTGAGCTTGAGGTCTTGAAAACCTCTCCAGGCTATATTTCGTCCGTTAGAGACTTACCTGTTAAGCTAGACACAACACATTCATCTCAGTTCATTGGCCTTACATCGAAATCCGGGCTATGGCCAGTATCAAAATACGGCCAAGATGTTATAATTGGGGTGATCGACTCAGGGGTTTGGCCAGAAAGCGAAAGCTTTAATGACAGAGCAATGACAGAAATTCCATCAAGATGGAAAGGAGAATGCGAGACTGGCACCCAGTTCAACTCCTCATTGTGCAACAAGAAGCTCATTGGTGCTCGTTTTTTTAACAGAGGCCTGATCGCCCACTACCCCAATATCACCATATCCATGAATTCTACTCGTGACACAGACGGACATGGAACGCATACTTCATCCACAGCAGCAGGGAGTCCTGTTGAAGGTGTATCATACTTTGATTATGCTGCAGGAACTGCAACTGGCATGGCTCCACAGGCACGAGTGGCCATGTATAAGGCCCTTTGGGATGAAGGTGGTGTCACTTCTGACATAATCGCTGCGATTGATCAGGCAATTATTGATGGTGTTGATGTTTTGTCCATGTCATTGGGCTTGGATGGGTTAGCTCTGTATGAAGACCCCCTTGCCATAGCCACATTTGCAGCCATTGAGAAGAATATTTTTGTCTCTACTTCAGCTGGAAACCGAGGGCCACTCTTTAGGTCCCTGCACAATGGCATACCCTGGGTCCTCACTGTCGCTGCTGGCACAATGGATCGTGAATTTGGCGCGATTTTAACTCTAGGAAGTGGAGTTCAAATCAGTGGCTCCTCTTTATATCCGGGGAATGTGTTAAGCCAAGTCCCAATTGTTTTCATGGATGACTGTCTCAATTTCAACGAATTAAAGAAAGTTGGAATTAAGATTGTTGTGTGCCAAGACAAGAATGATTCCCTTAGCGACCAAGTAAAGAACATTCGCAACGCTAAAGTCGCTGCAGGTGTCTTCATATCAGATTTCGATGACTTGGGATTCTTCTTGAAAACCTCATTTCCAGCAATATTCATGAATCCGAAAAATGCTGACATTATCATAAACTACATAAAGGGCAACTCAGACCCAAAAGCAAGCATAGAGTTTCAAAAGACAGATTTGGGTGTAAAACCAGCGCCACTTGTTACTAGCTACAGCTCTAGAGGGCCATCCCCGAGCTGCCCATTTGTCTTGAAGCCTGATATTATGGCTCCTGGGGATTTAGTGTTGGCTGCATGGCCTGCAAATACTCCAGTGACTGTGGTGAATTCGGAGCTTCTGTTTAGTAAATTCAATTTGCTTTCAGGGACATCCATGGCATGCCCACATGCAGCAGGAATAGCAGCACTTTTGAAAGGAGTACACCCAGAATGGAGCCCTGCAGCCATTCGATCAGCCATCATGACCACATCAGATGCCATTGATAACACAATCACCCCTATTAAAGACGCTGCTTTTCATAACGAACCTGCCAGTCCTCTAGCCATGGGAGCTGGCCAAATCAATCCCAACAATGCATTAGACCCTGGCCTTATTTATGATGCAACATTGGAAGAATATGTTAGTCTTCTTTGTGCATTAAACTTCACCATGAAGCAAATTCAGACAATCACAAGGTCATCTTCAACCAATTGTTCTGTGTCATCTTTGGATATAAACTATCCGTCTTTTATTGCTTTTTACCCTGGAAATGACTCAAAATCCGGACAGAAGAGCACAGTGCAAGAATTTACAAGAACAGTGACCAATGTTGGAGAGGGAATATCAACTTACTTCGCTACAGTAATTACAACAAAATTCAAAGTGAATGTCATTCCTGATAAGttggttttcaaagaaaaatatgagaagcAAAGCTTCAAGCTGATCATAGAAGGTCCAACACAGATGGAAGACGTTGTAAATTTTGGTTATCTCTTGTGGGTTGACATTGTAGGTAAACATGTGGTGAAAAGTCCTATCGTAGTCACAAGTCTGAGCACAGACAGCACATTGGAACTTTCTCAGAAGTAG